The Archangium primigenium genomic interval GCTCGCCGAGCGGCCGAGCGGCCATCGTTCGCGGCACCGGCTCCCACCCATGCCCACCCTCGCGGGAGCAGGACTCCTTTCAACGAGTCGAGGGACATTCCATGGCGATGGAGCGAGCACAACGTTTCGTGGAGGCGCTGACGCGACTGGAGGAGACGGGCGAGGTGGACGCGCTGCTGGCCCTCTTCAGTGACGACGCGCAGGTGAGCAACGTGGTGTCGCACCGCACCTTCCAGGGCAAGGACGGCGCGCGCAAGTTCTGGAAGGAATACAAGGGCATGTTGGAGCAGGTGAAGTCCACCTTCCGCAACATGATCGAGTCCGGGGACCGCGTGGCGCTCGAGTGGGAGTCCGCCGGCACCGCGCACAACGGCGCGGCGGTGAGCTACGAGGGCGTCTCCATCATCGAGTGGGAGGGGGACGTCATCACGCGCTTCTACGCGTACTTCGATCCCCGACTGCTCGGCGAGGAGCTGTCGCACGGCACCGCGCAGCGCTCGGAAGTGCCGGCCACCACGCCGGCCTGAGCCGAACGTCGAGGAGCATCGGACCCGCGCTGGCCTATGCTCGGGTCCATGCTCCAACCCGTCTTCCTGCGCGCATGGGGTGAGGAGGTGCGTCCCCTCCAAGGGAAAGAGCGCGCCACCCACGTCTGGAAACACTTCCACGATCCGCTGCAACGGTGGGATGGCCTCGCGGACACCGACGTGCGGGCACTCCGGCAAGACTCCGAGCGATGTGGCTGTCCGCCGCATCGTGACCGAGGGACGCTGGCCTGGAAGGACCAGTCGCCGTCGTGCCTCACGCTGCTCGAGCAGCACCACGAGCGCTACTACGGTCCGGCCTATCTGAGCGAGCTTGCCCATGAGCACACACGGGGCGGTCGGCAGAAAGCCAATGACCAGCGTTTGTCGTGCTGTACGCCTCGCGGCGTCCTGGTCGCCGTGGGATTGCGACGGCCTCTGGCGGTCCTGTCCGCCTTCCGGCCCACGCCTTCCCATGGAAGCTTTCCCGCTACGGACGCCGCGTATGCAGAAGTAGCCCGGAGACGCTGTCGAGAGGCGGTTGACGTGACCGATCCGGATGCCTGGAAGGCGGAGGTGCTGCACGCGCTGGCGGACCTGTCCTCCCGGCCGCCCTCGGCGCCCGATGACGCCTGGCGCTTGGTCCTGGCCATTGGCGAGGCGAGGCCCTCGCGTGCCTCGGCGCATGACGTGGAGGTGGCGCTCCAACGCGCCGAGGCACATCTGGCGCGGTACCGGGACGACGTGGAGCGGGCGGTAAGCAGCGGACTGCGCGTGGAGCCCCTGCTGGCCGACTGGGCGGCCTCTCTCCAGCAAGGACACCCGGAAGCGGCGCTGGATCAACTCCTCGCGCTCGAGGAGATCCTGGTCGGCGCCGAGGTGCTGGGCCTGTCGGCCCCCCTCCAGCGCATCCTCACCGAGGTGGCCCGACTCGTCGCGCCCGCGCCCGCGGCCCTGGCGGGCCTGGACCTCCTGGCGCGAGACCGCCTGGCCCTTCGCGGCCCCTCCGCCCGCGCGCTCTGGGACACGGTCTCCGAGGCGGCCACACGCGTGTCCCGGAGCGCCCCGCCGGGCGTGGTCACGACGTGGTTCTCGCGCTTGGATCGCCTGCGCGCCGACCTGGCGCGGGGGGCCTCACGGCTCACGGAGCGCTTCGACGTGGAGCCGCCAGACCTGACCCCCGTTATCGCGTTGGGCCGCGCGTCGTCCGAATGGCAGGTCCGGGTCGAGGGGCACTGCCCTGCTGGCTGGCGATTGCGGCTGTTCCTCGTGGACGCGGCCCATCCCCAGGGTGTG includes:
- a CDS encoding nuclear transport factor 2 family protein, whose amino-acid sequence is MAMERAQRFVEALTRLEETGEVDALLALFSDDAQVSNVVSHRTFQGKDGARKFWKEYKGMLEQVKSTFRNMIESGDRVALEWESAGTAHNGAAVSYEGVSIIEWEGDVITRFYAYFDPRLLGEELSHGTAQRSEVPATTPA